A window of the Bombina bombina isolate aBomBom1 chromosome 3, aBomBom1.pri, whole genome shotgun sequence genome harbors these coding sequences:
- the SERPINH1 gene encoding serpin H1, with protein MWMMKILALGFLLAVDAGVDKKAVERKAAEKKAAEKKETQDAPVDRKISEQANTLADRSAGLAFNLYHTMAKDKSIENILLSPVVVASSLGLVNLGGKASTAAQAKAVLSVDKLSDDHINSGLAELLNEVSNSTARNVTWKIGNRLYGPSSISFSDDFVKTSKKHYNYEHSKINFRDKRSALKSINEWAAQTTDGKLPEVTSDVENTDGALIVNAMFFKPHWDERFHHKMVDDRVFMVTRSFTISVPMMHRTGLYNYYEDETNNLQILEMPLAHKLSSMIFIMPYHVEPLERVEKLLTREQVKTWLSKLQKKATAVSLPKVSLEVSHNLQKHLGDLGLTEAIDKTKADLSKISGKKDLYLASLLHAAALEWDTDGNPFDADIYSREEMRSPKLFYADHPFVFLIKDNKTDSILFIGRLVRPKGDKMRDEL; from the exons ATGTGGATGATGAAGATTTTGGCCCTTGGCTTCCTGCTTGCAGTTGATGCAGGAGTGGACAAGAAGGCAGTTGAGAGGAAGGCAGCTGAGAAGAAGGCAGCTGAGAAGAAAGAAACCCAAGATGCGCCTGTTGACAGGAAGATTAGTGAGCAGGCAAACACCCTGGCTGACAGAAGTGCAGGTCTTGCTTTCAATCTCTATCACACAATGGCTAAGGACAAGAGCATTGAAAATATCCTTCTCTCACCAGTGGTCGTAGCTTCTTCTCTCGGTCTGGTGAACCTTGGTGGTAAGGCCAGTACAGCTGCTCAAGCTAAGGCTGTCCTGAGTGTTGACAAGCTAAGTGATGACCACATCAACTCTGGGCTGGCCGAGCTTCTGAATGAGGTCAGCAACTCTACTGCCCGCAATGTCACTTGGAAGATTGGAAATCGACTCTATGGCCCAAGCTCCATCAGCTTCTCTGATGACTTTGTTAAGACCAGCAAGAAGCACTACAACTATGAGCATTCCAAGATCAACTTCCGAGACAAGAGAAGTGCCTTGAAATCCATCAATGAATGGGCTGCCCAGACCACTGATGGAAAACTCCCTGAGGTGACCAGTGATGTGGAGAATACAGATGGAGCCCTCATTGTTAATGCTATGTTTTTTAAAC CTCATTGGGATGAGAGATTCCATCACAAAATGGTTGATGACCGTGTCTTCATGGTGACCCGTTCCTTTACCATATCAGTTCCCATGATGCACCGCACAG GTCTGTACAATTACTATGAAGATGAGACCAATAACCTTCAAATTCTGGAGATGCCCCTTGCCCACAAACTCTCCAGCATGATTTTCATTATGCCGTACCATGTGGAGCCTTTGGAAAGGGTGGAGAAACTCCTGACAAGAGAACAGGTGAAGACTTGGCTTTCAAAACTACAGAAGAAGGCAACTGCTGTATCTCTGCCTAAAGTCAGCCTGGAAGTCAGCCACAACCTTCAG AAACACCTGGGTGACCTTGGTTTGACAGAAGCTATTGACAAAACCAAAGCTGATCTTTCCAAAATCTCCGGCAAGAAGGACCTTTATCTGGCCAGCTTGCTTCATGCTGCCGCCCTAGAGTGGGACACAGATGGAAACCCATTTGATGCAGATATCTACAGCAGAGAAGAGATGAGATCACCTAAGCTTTTCTATGCTGACCATCCTTTTGTTTTCCTTATTAAGGACAACAAGACAGACTCCATCCTCTTTATTGGACGATTAGTGAGGCCAAAGGGTGACAAAATGCGTGATGAATTATAG